A stretch of Natronococcus sp. CG52 DNA encodes these proteins:
- a CDS encoding DUF7692 domain-containing protein has protein sequence MRIRTDGDYAYRRDAIERAAEFYDCNKTKAVVSACDDVPHFVRAARQVLERDDLTLEQRREIAETLSTRAVSFGISTEINTRSK, from the coding sequence ATGCGAATCCGAACCGACGGCGATTACGCCTATCGACGAGACGCGATCGAACGAGCAGCTGAGTTCTACGACTGTAACAAGACCAAGGCCGTAGTTAGTGCGTGCGACGACGTTCCTCACTTCGTCCGCGCTGCTCGCCAGGTCCTCGAGCGCGACGATCTCACTCTCGAGCAGCGCCGGGAGATCGCCGAGACACTGAGCACTCGAGCAGTCTCCTTCGGAATTAGTACTGAAATTAATACGAGATCTAAGTAA
- a CDS encoding PGF-CTERM sorting domain-containing protein: protein MQFSKITTAAVALALLTLAVGGFAAIGAAEETDGTEWEEIGNSTVETTNETEYVELDLEFAEEFTNTGNETVELTIYDETEYNDSEIDETPVLEDTVIGSPNETVTNEYSVGTTTDDELDPETEYRAIIEVEHDANHIVSGFVAADDESIGGAQFGTETMDASPGFGVAVAIAAIASAGALAARRGS from the coding sequence ATGCAATTTTCGAAAATCACGACGGCGGCAGTTGCACTGGCACTACTGACGCTCGCGGTCGGCGGCTTCGCAGCGATCGGCGCGGCCGAAGAGACCGACGGGACCGAATGGGAAGAAATCGGTAACAGTACAGTCGAGACGACGAACGAGACCGAATACGTCGAGTTGGATCTGGAGTTCGCCGAGGAGTTCACGAACACCGGAAACGAGACGGTGGAGCTCACGATCTACGACGAGACAGAATACAACGATTCGGAGATCGACGAGACTCCCGTGCTCGAGGACACCGTGATCGGATCGCCGAACGAGACCGTCACGAACGAGTACAGCGTCGGGACGACGACCGACGACGAGCTGGACCCGGAGACCGAATACCGCGCCATCATCGAGGTCGAACACGATGCGAACCACATCGTGAGCGGGTTCGTCGCGGCTGACGACGAGTCGATCGGTGGCGCCCAGTTCGGAACCGAGACGATGGACGCTTCGCCTGGCTTCGGCGTCGCGGTGGCGATCGCGGCGATCGCGTCGGCCGGGGCGCTCGCTGCACGGAGGGGTAGCTGA
- a CDS encoding ArsR family transcriptional regulator translates to MRRPRVDWMTRADDAILEFLLNEGNEPLVANPTTVEANIDYKISHVRRRLRALQEGNLVEYYDEDRGLYQITDHGQAYLLGELNSEDLQL, encoded by the coding sequence ATGCGACGGCCACGGGTGGACTGGATGACGCGAGCTGACGATGCAATCCTCGAGTTCTTACTGAACGAAGGAAACGAACCACTTGTGGCGAACCCGACCACCGTCGAGGCAAACATTGACTACAAGATCTCTCATGTTCGGCGTCGGCTTCGAGCACTCCAAGAGGGAAACCTCGTAGAATACTACGATGAAGATCGTGGACTTTACCAAATCACTGACCATGGCCAAGCATATCTCTTAGGCGAGTTAAATTCTGAAGATCTGCAGCTGTAG
- a CDS encoding helix-turn-helix transcriptional regulator encodes MVFSTLWTRLSSLWSGDSADNETRAESTTEAREESIEENNDETLSYAEEIEYGTDERKLPDDDKILRLLVKRGGRVDESTVLDETGWSEDYLAGVIDRMEDEDQVSAITVGRKRVICRRGFEPKGYRSHLNE; translated from the coding sequence ATGGTATTCAGTACACTCTGGACGCGTCTCTCGTCTCTCTGGTCCGGCGATTCTGCCGACAACGAGACGAGAGCGGAGTCTACGACGGAAGCGCGGGAGGAATCGATCGAAGAAAATAACGACGAAACGCTGAGCTACGCGGAAGAGATCGAGTACGGCACCGACGAACGGAAGCTCCCGGACGACGACAAGATTCTCCGACTGCTCGTCAAACGCGGCGGACGGGTCGACGAGTCGACCGTTCTCGACGAAACCGGCTGGTCGGAGGACTACCTGGCCGGCGTCATCGACCGCATGGAAGACGAAGACCAGGTCAGCGCGATCACCGTCGGCCGGAAACGCGTGATTTGCCGTCGCGGCTTCGAACCCAAGGGATACCGCTCGCACCTGAACGAGTGA
- a CDS encoding DUF7344 domain-containing protein → MGNPRQADETNDLLTICATQHCRPILSYFRNSSEDTVQLTDLIDHLEKEAHGDREQVSGQLYHSVLPRLAEVGYLEYDKRSDIVRYHGHSELEALAVAIANR, encoded by the coding sequence ATGGGAAACCCACGACAGGCTGACGAGACGAACGACCTGCTAACTATCTGTGCCACTCAGCACTGTCGTCCTATCCTCTCGTATTTCCGGAATTCATCGGAAGACACTGTACAACTCACCGATCTCATTGACCATCTCGAAAAAGAGGCACATGGAGACAGAGAACAAGTATCTGGACAGTTGTACCACTCAGTGCTCCCTCGATTGGCAGAGGTCGGATATCTTGAGTACGACAAGAGAAGCGACATAGTACGGTATCATGGTCATTCTGAATTAGAAGCACTAGCAGTTGCTATTGCAAACCGATAA
- the surE gene encoding 5'/3'-nucleotidase SurE, which yields MSDDREILLTNDDGIDSTGIRALHDALSERANVTVVAPADDQSACGRSISHEVDVREHELGYAVDGTPADCVVAGLAELGPEPDMVVAGCNKGANLGEYVLGRSGTISAAVEAAFFDVPAIATSLYVPVDDTPFDEIELTQTDFEEATRVTSYLVEHALETELFEHAAYLNVNVPLPDADPAPIEITEPSKRYEMGARRDGDVIHLTDRVWESMDPETIPDPDGTDRRAVAEGRISISPLTAPHTTNHHEILEALAETYLETVVAADH from the coding sequence ATGAGCGACGACCGCGAGATCCTGCTGACGAACGACGACGGGATCGACAGCACCGGCATTCGGGCGCTACACGACGCCCTCTCCGAGCGCGCGAACGTGACCGTCGTCGCGCCGGCGGACGACCAGAGCGCCTGCGGTCGGTCGATCTCCCACGAGGTCGACGTCCGGGAGCACGAACTGGGCTACGCCGTCGACGGGACGCCTGCCGACTGCGTCGTCGCGGGGCTGGCGGAACTCGGCCCCGAACCGGACATGGTCGTCGCGGGTTGTAACAAGGGCGCGAACCTCGGCGAGTACGTCCTCGGGCGCTCGGGGACGATTAGCGCGGCCGTCGAGGCCGCGTTCTTCGACGTCCCGGCCATCGCGACGTCGCTGTACGTCCCCGTCGACGACACGCCGTTCGACGAGATCGAGCTCACCCAGACGGACTTCGAGGAGGCGACCCGCGTGACGTCCTACCTCGTCGAGCACGCCCTCGAGACGGAACTCTTCGAGCACGCCGCGTACCTGAACGTCAACGTGCCGCTCCCCGACGCCGATCCGGCACCGATCGAGATCACCGAGCCCTCGAAGCGCTACGAGATGGGTGCCAGACGCGACGGCGACGTCATCCACCTCACGGACCGCGTCTGGGAGTCGATGGACCCCGAGACGATACCGGATCCCGACGGAACGGATCGTCGCGCCGTCGCGGAGGGTCGGATCAGTATCTCCCCGCTGACCGCGCCTCACACGACGAACCACCACGAGATCCTCGAAGCGCTCGCGGAGACCTACCTCGAGACCGTCGTCGCGGCCGACCACTGA
- a CDS encoding aldehyde ferredoxin oxidoreductase family protein: MTEIGGFQNNVARIDLNEGEVNHDPIDEEDAKKYIGARGLGVKYVFEQGPDVDPLGPDNLLAFVNGPLSGTQVTMSGRIAVCTKSPLTGTVTDSHHGGWSGARLKWAGFDGLLFEGEADEPVYAVVEDGEVELRDASHLWGKGVHETRDTLEEEVDGSYGKNLSLMAIGPGGENGVRYACIMNEDDRASGRGGTGCVMGSKNLKAIVVKSNTKMPQPADPETFKEGHQQAMKAITESDVTAPNEGGLSMYGTNVLMNITEEMSGLPTRNGKYTSTGDAVEDGWADDEFDAEKVSGENVRENILVDEPTCHSCPVACKKEVEVQAMHKGEEMNVRMESYEYESAFALGPNSGHTERDDIALMIDRCNDMGVDTIEVGNMMAMAMEMTEEGKLEDVGELDWGDSETMVDMIERIARREDDLADLLAEGAARVAEARGAEDNSLAVKGQTIPAYDPRCMKGMGIGYATSNRGACHLRGYTPAAEILGIPEKVDPYEYEGKGELTAEFQDLHAISDSFDICKFNAFAEGIEEYVSQYNGMTGFDVTEDELMETGERIYNLERYYNNLAGFDGADDSLPARFLEDGIRGQGASEGEYCELEEMKDEYYDHRGWVDGVVPDEKLADLEIEIGPGTGVSTGDGGAAAPSDD, encoded by the coding sequence ATGACCGAGATCGGCGGATTTCAGAACAACGTTGCACGGATCGACCTCAATGAGGGGGAGGTGAACCACGACCCGATCGACGAGGAGGACGCGAAGAAGTATATCGGCGCGCGCGGACTCGGGGTGAAGTACGTCTTCGAGCAGGGGCCGGACGTCGACCCGCTCGGGCCGGACAACCTGCTGGCGTTCGTGAACGGCCCGCTGTCGGGGACGCAGGTGACGATGAGCGGTCGGATCGCCGTCTGTACGAAGTCGCCGCTGACCGGTACCGTCACCGACAGTCACCACGGCGGCTGGTCCGGTGCCCGGCTGAAGTGGGCCGGCTTCGACGGCCTGCTGTTCGAAGGCGAGGCCGACGAACCGGTCTACGCCGTCGTCGAGGACGGCGAGGTCGAACTTCGGGACGCCTCACACCTCTGGGGGAAGGGCGTCCACGAAACGCGGGACACGCTCGAAGAGGAAGTCGACGGCTCTTACGGCAAGAATCTGAGCCTCATGGCGATCGGCCCCGGCGGCGAGAACGGGGTCCGCTACGCCTGCATCATGAACGAGGACGACCGGGCCTCCGGCCGCGGCGGCACCGGTTGCGTCATGGGCTCGAAGAACCTCAAAGCGATCGTCGTCAAGTCGAACACGAAGATGCCCCAGCCTGCCGACCCGGAAACGTTCAAGGAGGGCCACCAGCAGGCGATGAAGGCGATCACGGAGTCCGACGTCACGGCGCCCAACGAGGGCGGCCTCTCGATGTACGGGACGAACGTCCTGATGAACATCACCGAGGAGATGTCCGGGCTGCCGACGCGCAACGGAAAGTACACCTCGACGGGTGACGCCGTCGAGGACGGCTGGGCCGACGACGAGTTCGACGCCGAGAAGGTGAGCGGCGAGAACGTCCGGGAGAACATCCTCGTCGACGAGCCGACGTGTCACTCCTGTCCGGTCGCCTGCAAGAAGGAAGTCGAGGTCCAGGCGATGCACAAGGGCGAGGAGATGAACGTCCGGATGGAGTCCTACGAGTACGAGTCCGCCTTCGCGCTCGGCCCGAACTCCGGCCACACCGAGCGCGACGACATCGCGCTGATGATCGACCGCTGTAACGACATGGGCGTCGACACCATCGAGGTCGGCAATATGATGGCGATGGCCATGGAGATGACGGAGGAGGGTAAACTCGAGGACGTCGGCGAGTTGGACTGGGGCGACTCCGAGACGATGGTCGACATGATCGAGCGCATCGCCCGCCGCGAGGACGACCTCGCAGACCTCCTCGCGGAGGGTGCAGCACGGGTCGCCGAGGCCCGCGGCGCCGAAGACAACTCCCTGGCCGTGAAGGGACAGACCATCCCGGCCTACGACCCGCGCTGCATGAAGGGGATGGGAATCGGCTACGCCACGTCGAACCGCGGGGCCTGTCACCTGCGGGGCTATACCCCCGCCGCGGAGATTCTCGGCATCCCGGAGAAGGTCGACCCCTACGAGTACGAGGGCAAGGGCGAACTCACCGCGGAGTTCCAGGACCTTCACGCCATCTCCGACAGCTTCGACATCTGCAAGTTCAACGCCTTCGCCGAGGGGATCGAGGAGTACGTCTCCCAGTACAACGGGATGACCGGCTTCGACGTCACCGAGGACGAACTCATGGAGACCGGCGAGCGCATCTACAACTTGGAGCGCTACTACAACAACCTCGCGGGCTTCGACGGCGCGGACGACTCGCTGCCCGCGCGCTTCCTCGAGGACGGCATCCGCGGCCAGGGCGCCAGCGAGGGCGAGTACTGCGAACTCGAGGAGATGAAAGACGAGTACTACGACCACCGCGGCTGGGTCGACGGCGTCGTTCCCGACGAGAAACTCGCAGACCTCGAGATCGAAATCGGTCCCGGAACCGGCGTCAGCACCGGCGACGGCGGCGCCGCAGCTCCGAGCGACGACTGA
- a CDS encoding HEPN domain-containing protein — MNQEFTDDLYAIIDDIEDTINENIDGFPEVEVTYWANNCDKYDYDEVVDTYMRNGGSSGNPVKLSQEKDTKVKIPREAKHENTISIIEESDQYQNVLDILQREMSERNNNEATSQQIPSYSEERPESLLSKFVTVVVDEIIESESGEIGNKKRANLISSFNREIEKPLISYNMDIFFYGIACNFESTELENGMNISQTSSSDLEYRTHLDRPMIMNLRLAPVKPPTLKLSYDIKSEDMNTVYKEIDIISALLRLYSVSTATVIGHDINAQSPLRRGTQRWVDANRNYRFVSTLEDGDQEHINNFMEVIERRFREEIMERPNQNHLTIAHDRYESALTGDSTESAIASTIMSLEALYLKENEKGELSERLAQRTGMLLSCLDYQPMEVYSKIKKGYSVRSSYVHGTKTTDNFSDKLSIRTASFARKSMIMFLQMKSEYEKEELISKLDNAIMSPNARQQFEEDLDEICGYKPLKSH; from the coding sequence ATGAATCAAGAGTTTACTGATGACCTATATGCAATAATAGACGATATTGAAGATACAATTAATGAAAACATTGATGGTTTTCCTGAAGTTGAAGTCACCTATTGGGCTAATAATTGTGACAAGTATGACTATGATGAAGTAGTGGACACATATATGAGGAATGGCGGTTCTAGTGGGAATCCTGTCAAACTATCTCAGGAAAAGGATACAAAAGTAAAAATACCTCGAGAGGCCAAGCATGAGAACACTATTTCAATAATTGAGGAGTCAGATCAATACCAAAATGTACTCGATATATTACAGAGGGAGATGTCTGAGAGAAACAACAATGAGGCTACAAGCCAGCAAATACCATCTTATTCCGAAGAGCGACCTGAGTCATTGCTAAGTAAATTTGTTACTGTTGTAGTTGATGAAATAATTGAGTCTGAATCTGGTGAAATAGGCAATAAAAAAAGAGCTAATTTGATTTCCTCTTTTAACAGAGAAATTGAAAAACCTCTAATTAGCTATAATATGGATATATTCTTTTATGGTATAGCATGCAATTTTGAATCCACAGAGTTAGAAAATGGTATGAACATATCTCAAACTAGTAGTTCTGATTTAGAATATAGAACCCATTTGGATCGACCAATGATAATGAATTTGCGATTAGCTCCAGTTAAGCCACCAACTCTGAAATTATCATACGATATAAAATCTGAAGACATGAATACAGTATATAAGGAGATCGATATTATTTCAGCTCTTCTGAGGCTTTATTCTGTATCTACTGCAACGGTTATAGGGCACGATATTAATGCACAATCGCCTCTACGAAGAGGCACCCAACGTTGGGTTGATGCAAATAGAAACTATCGGTTTGTATCTACACTGGAAGATGGTGATCAAGAGCATATTAATAATTTCATGGAAGTAATTGAGAGAAGATTCCGAGAAGAAATAATGGAAAGACCAAATCAAAATCATCTGACCATAGCACACGATAGATATGAAAGTGCACTTACTGGAGATAGTACTGAAAGCGCAATAGCCTCTACGATTATGAGTTTAGAAGCACTATATCTAAAAGAAAATGAAAAAGGAGAACTTTCAGAAAGACTCGCTCAACGCACTGGAATGCTACTAAGTTGTTTGGATTATCAACCTATGGAAGTATATTCTAAAATCAAAAAAGGATACAGCGTGAGAAGTAGTTATGTCCATGGAACTAAGACAACAGATAATTTCTCTGATAAGTTATCTATAAGAACAGCATCATTTGCACGTAAATCAATGATAATGTTTCTTCAAATGAAGTCTGAATATGAGAAAGAAGAATTGATCTCAAAACTCGATAATGCAATCATGTCACCAAACGCTCGACAGCAATTTGAAGAAGATCTTGATGAAATCTGTGGTTATAAGCCTCTAAAAAGTCACTAA
- a CDS encoding FAD-dependent oxidoreductase: MSETVHSDVAIIGGGVAGRAAGIFAARHGFDTVVLSAGSPLLRRNAHLENYPGFPAGVNSRLLLDMMRDQAERSGCTFHEADVTRIEPIDDGFSIETASGDDRSAAYVIAATKNATDYLSGIEGVEIIEQGNGFVETDERGRTGVDGLYAAGRLAAKPHQTIVAAGHGAEVAVTLLEDHGGGFFHDWVAPEGYFTERGINVPPGVEEIDEEERRRRERESMEVTREYFADPHPDEPEQHPNVR, translated from the coding sequence ATGTCCGAGACCGTTCACTCCGACGTGGCGATAATCGGCGGCGGAGTCGCCGGACGAGCGGCGGGGATCTTCGCGGCCCGACACGGATTCGATACCGTCGTCCTCTCCGCCGGCAGTCCGCTCCTTCGACGCAACGCCCACCTGGAAAACTACCCCGGGTTCCCGGCCGGGGTGAATTCCCGACTGCTTCTCGACATGATGCGGGATCAGGCGGAGCGATCCGGATGTACGTTCCACGAGGCGGACGTCACCCGGATCGAACCGATCGACGACGGATTTTCGATCGAGACGGCGTCCGGCGACGACCGCTCGGCGGCGTACGTGATCGCGGCCACGAAGAACGCGACCGACTACCTGAGCGGCATCGAGGGCGTCGAGATCATCGAGCAGGGGAACGGATTCGTCGAAACCGACGAACGGGGCCGAACGGGCGTCGACGGGCTCTACGCGGCGGGACGCCTCGCGGCGAAGCCGCACCAGACGATCGTCGCCGCCGGTCACGGCGCCGAGGTCGCCGTGACGCTGCTCGAGGACCACGGCGGGGGCTTCTTCCACGACTGGGTCGCCCCGGAGGGCTACTTCACCGAGCGCGGGATCAACGTCCCGCCCGGAGTCGAAGAGATCGACGAGGAGGAACGACGACGACGGGAGCGAGAGTCGATGGAGGTCACGCGGGAGTACTTCGCGGACCCGCACCCGGACGAACCGGAACAACACCCGAACGTCCGGTGA
- a CDS encoding SelT/SelW/SelH family protein, giving the protein MTSVEIEYCVPCGFLSRAEDVQHALLTTFREDLEAVTLRTGDDGVFLVRVDDTVVFDKSEDSYDVDELVREVRAYV; this is encoded by the coding sequence GTGACGAGCGTCGAAATCGAGTACTGCGTTCCGTGCGGGTTCCTCTCCCGCGCCGAGGACGTCCAGCACGCACTGTTGACGACGTTCCGGGAGGACCTCGAGGCAGTTACGCTCCGGACCGGCGACGACGGGGTCTTCCTGGTTCGCGTCGACGACACGGTCGTGTTCGACAAGAGCGAGGACTCTTACGACGTCGACGAGCTCGTTCGCGAGGTTCGTGCGTACGTGTGA
- a CDS encoding type IV pilin — protein sequence MFDKLGKKLLGNEEERAVSPVIGVILMVAITVILAAVIAAFVLDMGGSLNEEAQAGVNLDVDSNERDIQSTWTSQGNSDEIDVTIEYTVMESGTESDQITVKETISSVGSSERVDWAALTDDAEHSEITDSTDVTDAEGTITATASIDGGSSTVVATESFEFDEP from the coding sequence ATGTTCGACAAACTCGGAAAGAAGCTCCTCGGAAACGAGGAGGAACGTGCTGTATCGCCAGTGATTGGCGTCATCCTTATGGTGGCCATCACTGTGATTCTCGCAGCTGTGATCGCTGCGTTCGTCCTGGATATGGGTGGTAGTCTTAACGAAGAAGCACAGGCAGGCGTTAATCTTGATGTCGACAGTAACGAACGCGACATTCAATCAACGTGGACTTCTCAAGGTAATTCTGATGAGATTGACGTAACTATTGAATATACGGTCATGGAGTCGGGAACTGAATCTGATCAGATAACGGTGAAAGAAACGATTAGCTCCGTTGGAAGCTCAGAAAGAGTTGATTGGGCCGCTCTAACTGATGATGCGGAACATTCCGAAATCACGGATAGCACTGATGTGACCGACGCTGAAGGCACTATTACTGCGACCGCATCCATCGATGGTGGTTCAAGTACGGTCGTGGCTACCGAGAGCTTCGAATTCGACGAGCCGTAA
- the kynU gene encoding kynureninase, whose translation MDTSRAAARERDAADPIEPFADRFDVPGLYMDGNSLGPISEGAERTLERVREEWRERAIGGWTDGDPPWFEYAETLGDRLAPLVGAEGSEVSVANSTTVNIHALIDTFLEDGTVVVNELDFPTDHYAIRAQLRRRGLDPDDHLVVVESRDGRTIEEDDVVDALSDDVDVLFMPSVLYRSGQLLDLERLTSAAHDHGALAGFDLAHSVGVVDHALESVGVDFAVWCHYKYCNAGPGAPAGLYVDERHFDRRPALPGWWGHEKETQFELRSTYTPAPDAGAYQIGTPPVLAMAPLEGALETIEAAGIESIREKSLELTEYLVALADERLPECTVGTPREPDRRGGHVALEHPEAYGVSRALKERDVVVDFRAPNAIRVCPSPLYTSFEDVYRVVEEFVGVLEERAYEGIEPEDADVT comes from the coding sequence ATGGATACGAGTCGTGCCGCCGCGCGGGAACGCGACGCGGCGGATCCGATCGAGCCGTTCGCCGACCGCTTCGACGTCCCGGGACTGTACATGGACGGGAACTCGCTGGGTCCGATTTCGGAGGGCGCGGAGCGGACGCTCGAGCGAGTCCGCGAGGAGTGGCGCGAGCGGGCCATCGGCGGCTGGACCGACGGCGATCCGCCCTGGTTCGAGTACGCGGAGACGCTCGGCGACCGCCTCGCCCCGCTCGTCGGGGCCGAGGGCTCCGAAGTCAGCGTCGCCAACTCGACGACGGTCAACATCCACGCGCTGATCGACACCTTCCTCGAGGACGGGACGGTCGTCGTCAACGAACTCGACTTCCCCACCGACCACTACGCGATCCGGGCGCAGTTGCGACGGCGGGGCCTCGATCCCGACGATCACCTGGTCGTCGTCGAGTCTCGCGACGGTCGCACGATCGAGGAAGACGACGTGGTCGACGCGCTTTCCGACGACGTCGACGTGCTGTTCATGCCCTCGGTGCTCTACCGGTCGGGACAGTTGCTCGACCTCGAGCGACTGACGAGCGCGGCCCACGACCACGGCGCGCTCGCGGGGTTCGACCTCGCCCACTCCGTCGGCGTCGTCGACCACGCGCTCGAGTCGGTCGGCGTCGACTTCGCCGTCTGGTGTCACTACAAGTACTGTAACGCCGGGCCGGGTGCGCCCGCGGGACTGTACGTCGACGAACGCCACTTCGACCGGCGGCCGGCGCTGCCGGGCTGGTGGGGCCACGAGAAGGAGACGCAGTTCGAGCTTCGTTCCACGTACACCCCGGCGCCGGACGCCGGCGCCTACCAGATCGGAACCCCGCCGGTGCTCGCGATGGCGCCGCTCGAGGGCGCCCTCGAGACGATCGAGGCCGCGGGGATCGAGTCCATCCGCGAGAAGTCCCTCGAGCTAACCGAGTACCTCGTCGCGCTCGCCGACGAGCGACTGCCGGAGTGTACCGTCGGGACGCCGCGGGAGCCGGATCGGCGGGGCGGCCACGTCGCGCTCGAGCACCCGGAGGCCTACGGGGTGAGCCGCGCGCTGAAGGAGCGCGATGTTGTGGTAGACTTCCGGGCGCCGAACGCGATCCGGGTCTGTCCGTCCCCGCTGTACACGAGCTTCGAAGACGTTTATCGAGTCGTTGAGGAGTTTGTGGGGGTTCTCGAGGAACGAGCGTACGAGGGGATCGAACCGGAAGACGCCGACGTCACCTGA
- a CDS encoding tyrosine-type recombinase/integrase — translation MSQDLEPITPAEAVNLYINHREPELSDKSLQNHRYRLNSFVDWCQETGVENLNDLSGRDLHRFRTARRDEGIAKVTLRGQLATLRVFLEFCASIDAVESGMRERVLLPEVGADEESKDEKLDEERATELLDYLNRFAYASREHVIVAILWHTGIRLGSLRAFDRGDFDADEQCLDLAHRPETDTPLKNGTAAGRSIAVGEEFCQVIQDYIDTHRHDVTDKYGRHPLITSSQGRLSSTAIRRAIYKTTRPCLHSECPHNRERENCEAMLHDQASQCPSSRSPHGLRRGSITSHLRDGTPEEIVTDRMNVSGDVLDQHYDRRTEREKMQLRRQFISDA, via the coding sequence ATGAGCCAGGACCTCGAGCCGATCACTCCCGCGGAAGCGGTGAACCTCTACATAAATCACCGCGAGCCGGAACTTTCGGACAAGAGTCTCCAGAATCACCGTTACCGGCTGAACTCGTTCGTCGACTGGTGCCAGGAAACCGGCGTCGAGAATCTGAACGATCTCTCGGGTCGAGATCTGCACCGGTTTCGAACCGCGCGCCGAGATGAGGGTATTGCGAAGGTCACGCTTCGCGGCCAACTGGCAACGCTTCGCGTGTTCCTCGAGTTCTGCGCGTCGATCGACGCCGTCGAGTCGGGAATGCGCGAACGCGTGTTACTCCCCGAGGTCGGCGCCGACGAGGAATCGAAAGACGAGAAACTCGACGAAGAACGCGCAACCGAGTTACTCGACTATCTCAACCGGTTCGCGTACGCCTCTCGCGAGCACGTGATCGTTGCGATCCTCTGGCACACCGGAATTCGACTCGGGAGCCTCCGCGCGTTCGATCGCGGCGACTTCGACGCCGACGAACAGTGCCTGGATCTCGCCCACCGACCAGAGACCGACACGCCGCTGAAAAACGGCACCGCTGCCGGGCGGTCGATCGCCGTCGGTGAAGAGTTCTGCCAAGTCATTCAGGACTACATCGATACGCACCGCCACGACGTCACCGACAAGTACGGTCGACACCCGTTGATAACCAGTTCCCAGGGCCGGCTTTCTTCGACGGCGATCCGGCGGGCGATCTACAAGACGACGCGGCCGTGTCTCCATAGCGAGTGTCCGCACAATCGCGAGCGAGAGAACTGTGAGGCGATGCTCCACGATCAGGCGAGCCAGTGTCCGAGTTCGAGGTCTCCCCACGGTCTTCGCCGTGGTTCGATTACCAGCCACCTCCGCGACGGGACGCCGGAGGAGATCGTCACGGACCGGATGAACGTCTCCGGTGACGTCCTCGACCAGCACTACGACCGACGCACAGAGCGCGAGAAAATGCAGCTCCGACGCCAGTTTATCTCCGACGCATGA